The following proteins come from a genomic window of Denitromonas sp.:
- the rsxB gene encoding electron transport complex subunit RsxB gives MLTAILVMAGIAVLLGAALGFAAIFFKVEGDPLVDNIDAILPQTQCGQCGFPGCRPYAEAIANGEADINQCPPGGEEGIRHLADLLGREFKPLDEEHGVEKPKSVAVIDEQTCIGCTLCIQACPVDAIVGAAKQMHTVVEADCTGCELCVAPCPVDCITMEPLKETVRTWKWKYPVIQIKDAA, from the coding sequence ATGCTGACCGCCATCCTCGTCATGGCCGGCATCGCCGTGCTGCTCGGCGCCGCGCTCGGCTTTGCCGCCATCTTCTTCAAGGTCGAAGGCGACCCGCTGGTCGACAACATCGACGCCATCCTGCCGCAGACCCAGTGCGGCCAGTGCGGTTTTCCCGGCTGCCGGCCCTACGCCGAAGCCATCGCCAACGGCGAGGCCGACATCAACCAGTGCCCGCCGGGCGGCGAAGAAGGCATCCGCCACCTGGCCGACCTGCTCGGCCGCGAGTTCAAGCCGCTGGACGAAGAACACGGCGTCGAAAAGCCCAAGTCCGTCGCCGTCATCGACGAACAGACCTGCATCGGCTGCACGCTGTGCATCCAGGCCTGCCCGGTCGACGCCATCGTCGGTGCGGCCAAGCAGATGCACACCGTTGTCGAGGCCGACTGCACCGGCTGTGAGCTGTGCGTCGCCCCCTGCCCGGTCGACTGCATCACCATGGAACCGCTGAAAGAAACCGTCCGCACCTGGAAGTGGAAGTACCCGGTCATCCAGATCAAGGACGCCGCATGA
- the rsxC gene encoding electron transport complex subunit RsxC has translation MIAGLFRFKGGVKPETHKNASAGAPIQPAPMPPQLVVPLRQSPRATALCIVVPGQKVLKGERIGLPDGPLSTAVHAPTSGTVVEITPHAMAHPSGLSTRCVIIEPDCEDRWTDRPTLDLDTANPKDALNWLRDHGIVGLGGATFPSHIKAGVGGGIETLILNGAECEPWITCDDRLMRERADGIVAGALILKRLTGAREIIFGVEDNKPQAIEALRAVVHDLPGDITVVPVPSLYPAGGEKQLIRVLTGVEIPHGKLGGDFGVQCFNVGTAYAVHRAIAHGEPLVSRVMTVTGNVERPGNFEVLIGTPVEHLLAQAKPKADTDRILMGGPMMGFELPRLDVPAVKATNCLIAASPALFPPPPPEMNCIRCGACARACPAELQPFELYWFSRAKNFGKAQEYHLFDCIECGCCSYVCPSQIRLVDYFRFAKGEIWAREREKSAADAARERFEFRNERQAREKREKAEKLAAKAAATKAKLATAATDAPTADAAAGPDDAKRALIAAALERARAQKAEVAPKNTDNLTPEQAAQVAEAEARRAAKAEQSAATDAPESH, from the coding sequence ATGATCGCCGGCCTGTTCCGCTTCAAGGGCGGCGTCAAGCCCGAGACCCACAAGAACGCCTCCGCCGGCGCCCCGATCCAGCCCGCGCCCATGCCGCCGCAACTGGTGGTGCCGCTGCGCCAGAGCCCGCGCGCGACCGCGCTGTGCATCGTTGTGCCCGGCCAGAAAGTGCTCAAGGGCGAGCGCATCGGCCTGCCCGACGGCCCCTTGAGTACCGCCGTCCATGCCCCCACCTCGGGCACCGTCGTCGAGATCACCCCGCACGCCATGGCCCACCCCTCGGGCCTGAGCACCCGCTGTGTGATCATCGAACCGGACTGCGAAGACCGCTGGACCGACCGCCCCACGCTCGACCTCGACACCGCCAACCCCAAGGACGCGCTCAACTGGCTGCGCGACCACGGCATCGTCGGCCTGGGCGGCGCGACCTTCCCCAGCCACATCAAGGCCGGCGTCGGCGGCGGGATCGAAACCCTGATCCTCAACGGCGCCGAGTGCGAGCCGTGGATCACCTGTGACGACCGCCTGATGCGCGAGCGGGCCGACGGCATCGTCGCCGGCGCGCTGATCCTCAAGCGGCTGACCGGCGCCCGCGAGATCATCTTCGGCGTCGAAGACAACAAACCCCAGGCCATCGAGGCGCTGCGCGCCGTGGTGCACGACCTGCCCGGTGATATCACCGTGGTGCCCGTGCCCTCGCTCTACCCCGCCGGTGGCGAAAAGCAGCTCATTCGCGTGCTCACCGGCGTCGAGATCCCGCACGGCAAGCTCGGCGGCGACTTCGGCGTGCAGTGCTTCAACGTCGGCACCGCCTACGCCGTCCATCGCGCCATCGCCCATGGCGAGCCGCTGGTGTCGCGGGTCATGACCGTCACCGGCAACGTCGAGCGGCCCGGCAACTTCGAGGTGCTCATCGGCACCCCGGTCGAGCATCTGCTGGCGCAGGCCAAACCCAAGGCCGACACCGACCGCATCCTGATGGGCGGCCCCATGATGGGCTTCGAACTACCCCGGCTCGACGTACCGGCCGTCAAGGCCACCAACTGCCTGATCGCCGCCTCGCCGGCGCTGTTCCCGCCACCACCGCCGGAGATGAACTGCATCCGCTGCGGCGCCTGCGCTCGCGCCTGTCCGGCCGAATTGCAGCCCTTCGAGCTGTACTGGTTCTCGCGCGCCAAGAACTTCGGCAAGGCGCAGGAATACCACCTGTTTGACTGCATCGAGTGCGGCTGCTGCTCTTACGTGTGTCCCTCGCAGATCCGCCTGGTCGACTATTTCCGCTTCGCCAAGGGCGAGATCTGGGCGCGGGAACGCGAAAAGAGCGCCGCCGATGCCGCCCGCGAGCGCTTCGAGTTCCGCAACGAACGCCAGGCGCGGGAAAAACGCGAGAAGGCCGAGAAGCTCGCCGCCAAGGCCGCCGCCACCAAGGCCAAGCTGGCCACTGCGGCAACAGATGCCCCGACAGCCGACGCCGCAGCCGGCCCCGACGACGCCAAGCGCGCCCTGATTGCTGCCGCCCTGGAGCGTGCCCGCGCCCAGAAAGCCGAGGTGGCGCCGAAAAACACCGACAACCTGACGCCCGAGCAGGCCGCCCAGGTTGCCGAGGCCGAGGCACGCCGCGCCGCCAAGGCCGAGCAGAGCGCCGCCACCGACGCGCCGGAATCGCATTGA
- the rsxG gene encoding electron transport complex subunit RsxG, protein MSTEYTATRTSIRTALILTLFASLFTAAMALTYRYTKPDIDAAVAEVKRKLIAEVLTPDSYDNALLADTVVVAAPAALGVDEGSVVYRARKNGEPVALIVEARAPDGYGGGIDLVVAVGADGRLTGVRTTSHKETPGLGDYIDPRKDPNKTQPWVGQFVGRGLGEGDASHWRVRKDGGDFDARAGATISARAVVAATARALAYAEANQHRLFDARTGEHLSDAATGEAKP, encoded by the coding sequence GTGAGCACCGAATACACCGCCACACGGACCTCGATCCGCACCGCGCTGATCCTGACCCTGTTCGCCTCGCTGTTCACCGCCGCCATGGCGCTGACCTACCGCTACACCAAGCCGGACATCGACGCCGCCGTGGCCGAGGTCAAGCGCAAGCTGATCGCCGAGGTGCTGACACCGGACAGCTACGACAACGCCCTGCTCGCCGACACCGTGGTCGTCGCCGCGCCCGCCGCGCTGGGCGTGGACGAAGGCAGCGTGGTGTATCGTGCCCGCAAGAACGGCGAACCGGTCGCCCTGATCGTCGAAGCCCGCGCGCCCGATGGCTACGGCGGTGGCATCGACCTCGTGGTTGCGGTTGGCGCCGACGGCCGCCTGACCGGCGTGCGTACCACCAGCCACAAGGAAACCCCCGGGCTGGGCGACTACATCGACCCACGCAAGGATCCGAACAAGACCCAGCCCTGGGTCGGCCAGTTCGTCGGCCGTGGCCTTGGTGAAGGCGACGCGTCGCACTGGCGGGTTCGCAAGGACGGCGGCGATTTCGACGCCCGCGCCGGCGCCACCATCAGCGCCCGTGCCGTGGTCGCTGCCACCGCGCGCGCGCTGGCCTACGCCGAAGCCAACCAGCACCGCCTGTTCGACGCCAGGACGGGCGAGCACCTCAGCGACGCCGCCACCGGAGAAGCCAAGCCATGA
- a CDS encoding electron transport complex subunit E produces the protein MSAFSKDTWINGLWKQNPGLVQLLGLCPILAVSTTMVNAVSLGVATIVVMALANLSVATLRNFIPYEIRIPVFILIIASLVTVVDLLFNAYLHELYLVLGIFIPLIVTNCIVLARIEAFAAKNDPLVSTFDGTAQGVGLLLVLAVLGTMRELIGAGTLFGGIDLIIEGASAIKVLGEGYPGFLIAILPPGAFFALGCLIAAFNWINSRAAARKHAAPATPQAPADAVPEH, from the coding sequence ATGAGCGCCTTCAGCAAAGACACCTGGATCAACGGCCTGTGGAAACAGAACCCCGGCCTGGTGCAACTGCTCGGCCTGTGCCCCATCCTCGCGGTGAGCACCACCATGGTCAATGCGGTCAGCCTCGGCGTGGCCACCATCGTGGTGATGGCGCTGGCCAACCTGTCGGTCGCCACACTGCGCAACTTCATCCCCTACGAGATCCGCATCCCGGTGTTCATCCTGATCATCGCCTCGCTGGTGACGGTGGTCGACCTGCTCTTCAATGCCTATCTGCACGAGCTGTACCTGGTGCTCGGCATCTTCATCCCGCTGATCGTCACCAACTGCATCGTGCTGGCGCGTATCGAAGCCTTTGCCGCCAAGAACGACCCGCTGGTGTCCACCTTCGACGGCACTGCCCAGGGCGTCGGCCTGCTGCTGGTGCTGGCCGTGCTCGGCACCATGCGCGAGCTGATCGGCGCCGGTACGCTGTTTGGCGGCATCGACCTGATCATCGAGGGCGCCAGCGCCATCAAGGTGCTCGGCGAGGGCTACCCCGGCTTCCTGATTGCCATCCTGCCGCCCGGCGCCTTCTTTGCCCTCGGCTGCCTGATCGCCGCCTTCAACTGGATCAACAGCCGCGCCGCCGCCCGCAAGCACGCCGCACCGGCCACGCCGCAGGCGCCGGCCGACGCCGTGCCGGAGCACTGA
- the nth gene encoding endonuclease III yields the protein MSKAAIAEMFARFQAANPHPQTELEYASPYQLLVAVVLSAQATDKGVNIATRKLFTAAPTPEAMITLGEAGVTEHIKTIGLFRNKAKNVVALSYLLLERHGGEVPADRDALTALPGVGRKTANVVLNTIFRQPTMAVDTHIFRLANRTGLAAGKDVDAVEAALLRRVPKPYLLDAHHWLILHGRYVCTARKPACGRCLVRDLCNFRDKTDLPPPGHPDHV from the coding sequence ATGAGCAAGGCGGCCATCGCCGAGATGTTCGCGCGATTCCAGGCCGCCAACCCCCACCCGCAGACCGAGCTCGAATACGCCTCGCCCTACCAGCTGCTGGTGGCCGTGGTGCTCTCGGCGCAGGCCACCGACAAGGGGGTGAACATCGCCACCCGCAAGCTGTTCACCGCCGCACCCACGCCGGAAGCCATGATCACCCTCGGCGAGGCCGGCGTCACCGAACACATCAAGACCATCGGCCTGTTCCGCAACAAGGCGAAGAACGTGGTGGCGCTGTCCTACCTGCTGCTCGAGCGCCACGGCGGCGAAGTGCCGGCCGATCGCGATGCGCTGACGGCGCTGCCCGGCGTCGGCCGCAAGACCGCCAACGTGGTGCTCAACACCATCTTCCGCCAGCCGACAATGGCTGTGGACACGCACATCTTCCGCCTCGCCAACCGCACCGGCCTGGCCGCGGGCAAGGATGTGGACGCGGTCGAAGCCGCCTTGCTGCGGCGCGTGCCCAAGCCCTATCTGCTCGACGCCCACCACTGGCTGATCCTGCACGGACGCTATGTGTGCACCGCGCGCAAGCCGGCCTGCGGCCGCTGCCTGGTGCGCGACCTGTGCAACTTCCGCGACAAGACCGACCTCCCACCGCCCGGACACCCCGATCATGTTTGA
- a CDS encoding DUF1841 family protein produces MFDPSRDQARQFFIEAWRKHRDGSILTPLETMVVDIVQLHPEYQPLLEDPEAIDHDFAPEDGQVNPFLHLSLHLAIEEQLSINQPHGLKPAFAQLQLRRGNRHDALHDVLECLGEVIWRAQRDRQPPDGAAYVEAVRKRAGLA; encoded by the coding sequence ATGTTTGACCCTTCACGCGACCAGGCCCGCCAGTTCTTCATCGAAGCCTGGCGCAAGCACCGCGACGGCAGCATCCTCACGCCGCTCGAGACCATGGTGGTGGATATCGTCCAGCTGCACCCGGAATACCAGCCCCTGCTCGAAGATCCGGAGGCGATCGACCACGACTTCGCGCCGGAAGACGGCCAGGTCAACCCCTTCCTGCATCTGTCGCTGCACCTGGCCATCGAAGAACAGCTGTCGATCAACCAGCCGCACGGGCTCAAGCCGGCCTTTGCGCAGTTGCAACTGCGCAGGGGAAACCGGCACGACGCCTTGCACGACGTGCTCGAATGCCTCGGCGAGGTGATCTGGCGCGCCCAGCGCGATCGCCAGCCGCCCGATGGTGCCGCCTATGTCGAGGCCGTACGCAAGCGCGCCGGTCTCGCCTGA
- a CDS encoding cytochrome c has translation MKITRLLWAGALVAGLVPLSAMAGNVAAGKEKSAVCAACHGQTGQSVSPDFPNLGGQHEDYLYRVLLDYKAGHRKNPIMAAQVENLSKADMADLAAYFAAQSGLFVKR, from the coding sequence ATGAAAATAACGCGTTTGCTGTGGGCTGGCGCCCTGGTGGCCGGCCTGGTGCCGTTGTCGGCTATGGCCGGGAACGTGGCGGCCGGAAAGGAGAAATCGGCCGTCTGTGCCGCCTGTCATGGGCAGACCGGGCAGAGCGTATCGCCGGACTTTCCCAATCTGGGCGGTCAGCATGAAGATTACCTGTACCGTGTGCTGCTCGATTACAAGGCCGGGCACCGCAAGAACCCGATCATGGCCGCGCAGGTCGAGAACCTGAGCAAGGCGGACATGGCCGATCTGGCGGCGTATTTCGCTGCGCAGTCGGGGCTGTTCGTCAAACGCTGA
- a CDS encoding cytochrome c, with translation MKGRRLIIAAVLAAACVPAWAVEGNADAAKDKISMCVGCHGIPGYRTAFPVVYHVPKLGGQHPAYIVQALQAYQRGDRDHPSMQAIAASLSEQDMADLAAYYGGEK, from the coding sequence ATGAAGGGACGACGTCTCATCATTGCGGCCGTTCTGGCCGCTGCCTGTGTCCCCGCATGGGCAGTTGAAGGTAACGCCGACGCCGCTAAAGACAAAATATCCATGTGTGTCGGTTGTCACGGTATCCCTGGATACCGCACGGCATTTCCCGTCGTGTACCACGTGCCCAAACTGGGTGGCCAGCATCCGGCCTACATTGTCCAGGCGCTGCAGGCCTATCAGCGTGGCGACCGGGACCATCCCTCCATGCAGGCCATCGCGGCCAGTCTGAGCGAGCAGGACATGGCCGATCTGGCAGCGTATTACGGAGGGGAAAAATGA
- a CDS encoding SGNH/GDSL hydrolase family protein — MKGIRHIGAALALSATCAMAHAGFSSLVVIGDSLSDNGNVSALTGGAIPPAPYVGGRFSNGPVAAEAMAGALGIGLHDFAFGGAKTGTDLAGNDSYLWPLGLNGTGMGAQVGMFAASLGGALADPGALYMVWGGPNDFFEPTMTPAMSAGNIGSVISGLYSLGARTFFVPNMPDLGSTPEFAGTALAPTMTGATLAFNAMLDGEILSLGLALPDASFIQFDTFNYFQQVLSRPADFGFVNVATACIDSVACVTSPAQQAQTLFWDGVHPTTAGHATLGLAFVRSIPEPSTALLVLGVLGVMGALRGRRLA, encoded by the coding sequence ATGAAAGGTATTCGTCACATTGGCGCCGCGCTGGCGCTGTCGGCGACCTGCGCCATGGCGCATGCGGGCTTCTCGTCGCTGGTGGTGATCGGCGACAGCCTGTCGGACAACGGGAATGTGTCGGCGCTCACCGGCGGGGCGATTCCGCCGGCGCCGTATGTGGGTGGCCGCTTCAGCAACGGGCCGGTGGCGGCGGAGGCGATGGCGGGCGCGCTGGGCATCGGCCTGCACGACTTTGCCTTCGGTGGGGCGAAAACCGGCACCGATCTGGCCGGCAACGATAGCTATCTGTGGCCCCTGGGGCTCAATGGCACCGGCATGGGGGCGCAGGTGGGTATGTTCGCGGCCAGCCTGGGCGGTGCGCTGGCCGATCCGGGCGCCTTGTACATGGTGTGGGGCGGCCCGAACGATTTCTTCGAGCCGACCATGACGCCGGCGATGTCGGCGGGCAACATCGGATCGGTGATCTCGGGGCTGTACAGCCTGGGGGCGCGTACATTCTTCGTCCCGAACATGCCGGACCTGGGTAGCACGCCGGAATTTGCCGGCACCGCCCTGGCGCCGACCATGACCGGGGCGACGCTGGCGTTCAACGCCATGCTTGATGGCGAGATTCTCAGCCTCGGGTTGGCGCTGCCGGATGCCAGTTTCATTCAGTTCGACACCTTCAACTATTTCCAGCAGGTGCTGTCGCGGCCGGCCGATTTCGGCTTCGTCAACGTGGCCACGGCATGTATCGACAGTGTGGCCTGCGTGACCAGTCCGGCGCAGCAGGCGCAGACCTTGTTCTGGGATGGCGTGCATCCGACCACGGCAGGCCACGCGACGCTGGGCCTGGCGTTTGTGCGCTCGATTCCCGAACCGTCGACCGCGCTGCTGGTGCTCGGTGTGCTGGGTGTGATGGGTGCGTTGCGGGGGCGCCGCTTGGCGTGA
- a CDS encoding MoxR family ATPase codes for MRFEGSDSYVATDDLKLAVNAAITLQRPLLIKGEPGTGKTMLAEEVAAALGLPLLQWHIKSTTKAQHGLYEYDAVSRLRDSQLGDDKVKDIANYIVKGVLWQAFEQDTPCVVLIDEIDKADIEFPNDLLRELDRMEFHVYETRQTIAARQRPIVVITSNNEKELPDAFLRRCFFHYIQFPDAETMQRIVDVHYPGIKPALVKEALEVFFGLRSIPGLKKKPSTSELIDWLKLLMAEDLPPDALHARGDAAALPPLHGALLKNEQDVHLFERLAFMAKRNR; via the coding sequence ATGCGATTCGAAGGCAGCGACAGCTATGTCGCCACAGACGACCTGAAACTGGCGGTGAACGCGGCCATCACGCTACAGCGCCCGTTGCTGATCAAGGGCGAACCCGGCACCGGCAAGACCATGCTGGCCGAAGAAGTCGCCGCCGCACTCGGCCTGCCCTTGCTGCAATGGCACATCAAGTCCACCACCAAGGCGCAGCACGGTCTGTACGAATACGACGCGGTCTCGCGCCTGCGCGACTCGCAGTTGGGCGACGACAAGGTCAAGGACATCGCCAACTACATCGTCAAGGGCGTGCTGTGGCAGGCCTTCGAGCAGGACACCCCCTGCGTGGTGCTGATCGACGAAATCGACAAGGCCGACATCGAGTTCCCCAACGACCTGCTGCGCGAACTCGACCGCATGGAGTTCCATGTGTACGAAACGCGCCAGACCATCGCCGCGCGCCAGCGCCCGATCGTCGTCATCACCTCCAACAACGAGAAGGAGCTGCCCGACGCCTTCCTGCGCCGCTGCTTCTTCCACTACATCCAGTTTCCCGACGCCGAGACCATGCAGCGCATCGTCGACGTCCATTACCCGGGCATCAAGCCGGCCCTGGTCAAGGAAGCGCTGGAGGTCTTCTTCGGCCTGCGCAGCATCCCCGGCCTCAAGAAAAAGCCCTCTACCTCCGAACTGATCGACTGGCTCAAGCTGCTGATGGCCGAAGACCTGCCGCCCGACGCCCTGCACGCACGCGGCGATGCGGCCGCGCTGCCGCCACTGCATGGCGCCTTGCTCAAGAACGAGCAGGACGTCCACCTGTTCGAACGCCTCGCCTTCATGGCCAAACGCAACCGCTGA
- a CDS encoding toll/interleukin-1 receptor domain-containing protein, which produces MRAAGVDGIFISYRRDDSAGYAGRLYDRLAAHFGADRVFMDVEGIEPGTDFVDAIEGAVASCRVLIVLIGDEWLSATDARGRRRLDDPHDFIRLETRAALARDIRVVPVLLDRAPMPTVDDLPEDLQALVRRQAVELNHKQWDATSGELIRTLEKILDASDTPPPSTVPPQPEPPAPKAPAATPPTPGATTTWGRWAVIAAVFLIAAGAWFALNRAPAPPAAPTPEPPIATPEPAPSPAPDRLLAETPADAFDTTTVGETTTRELRLRNTGQATVKLRSTLTDNPQGSFRVLVRHLRRCRTRKQQLQLYGRLCPDHRRRPPRHTQRHASKR; this is translated from the coding sequence ATGAGGGCCGCAGGCGTGGATGGCATCTTCATCAGCTATCGTCGGGACGATTCGGCCGGTTACGCCGGCCGTCTCTATGATCGTCTGGCTGCGCATTTTGGCGCAGACCGGGTGTTCATGGATGTCGAAGGCATCGAGCCCGGCACCGACTTCGTCGACGCCATCGAGGGCGCCGTTGCCTCCTGCCGCGTCCTCATCGTCCTGATCGGGGACGAATGGCTCTCTGCCACCGACGCCCGCGGGCGCCGCCGGCTCGACGACCCGCATGATTTCATCCGTCTCGAGACCCGCGCGGCCCTCGCCCGCGACATCCGTGTCGTGCCGGTCCTGCTCGACAGGGCGCCGATGCCGACCGTCGACGACCTGCCCGAAGACCTGCAAGCGCTGGTCCGGCGCCAGGCCGTCGAGCTGAACCACAAGCAGTGGGACGCCACCTCGGGCGAACTGATCCGCACGCTGGAAAAGATTCTCGATGCCAGCGACACACCGCCGCCGAGTACCGTCCCCCCGCAGCCCGAGCCCCCGGCCCCGAAGGCGCCAGCGGCCACCCCGCCAACGCCCGGGGCGACGACGACGTGGGGGCGCTGGGCCGTCATCGCCGCGGTGTTTCTCATCGCCGCCGGCGCCTGGTTCGCGCTCAATCGCGCGCCAGCACCGCCCGCCGCCCCGACGCCCGAGCCACCCATCGCAACGCCAGAACCCGCCCCGTCCCCCGCCCCGGACCGGCTGCTCGCCGAAACACCCGCGGACGCCTTCGACACCACCACCGTTGGCGAAACCACCACCCGCGAGCTACGCCTGCGCAATACCGGCCAGGCCACGGTCAAGCTACGCTCGACACTGACCGACAACCCCCAGGGCAGCTTCCGCGTGCTGGTTCGACACCTGCGGCGATGCCGTACGCGCAAACAGCAGCTGCAGCTATACGGTCGCCTTTGCCCCGACCACCGCCGGCGACCACCGCGCCACACTCAGCGTCACGCCAGCAAACGGTGA
- a CDS encoding vWA domain-containing protein — translation MLIPFFLHLRQHKLPVSTKEFLTLLDGLQQRVCGHSIDDFYVFSRTCLIKDESHYDRFDKAFGSYFSGVTEIPGLDVDLPEDWLKALATKHLSAEEKAALQKLGLDSLMEEFKKRLEEQKGRHQGGSKWVGTGGSSPFGNAGYHPEGIRVGGESAGNRTAVKVWEKREFRNLDDSVEIGTRNIKIALRRLRRFAREGAVEELDLEGTISATARNAGWLDLHMRPERHNAVKVLMFFDIGGSMDDHIKVCEELFSASRTEFKHLEYFYFHNCVYDHVWRDAYRRHSERTPTLDVIHTYGPDYKLIFVGDATMSPYEILQPGGAIEYMNDEPGADWLRRLLDTYPSAAWLNPEPERLWEYRQSIRIIRDILGQERMYPLTLDGLSRAISALSKKR, via the coding sequence GTGCTGATCCCGTTTTTCCTCCATCTTCGCCAGCACAAGCTGCCGGTCTCGACCAAGGAATTCCTGACCCTGCTCGACGGCCTTCAGCAGCGGGTGTGTGGCCACTCGATCGATGATTTCTATGTTTTCTCGCGCACCTGCCTGATCAAGGACGAAAGCCACTACGACCGCTTCGACAAGGCCTTCGGCAGCTATTTCTCTGGCGTGACCGAGATTCCCGGCCTGGATGTCGACCTCCCGGAAGACTGGCTCAAGGCGCTGGCCACCAAGCACCTGAGCGCCGAAGAAAAGGCCGCGCTGCAAAAGCTCGGCTTGGACAGCTTGATGGAGGAATTCAAGAAGCGCCTGGAAGAACAGAAGGGCCGCCACCAGGGCGGCAGCAAATGGGTTGGCACCGGCGGCAGCTCGCCCTTTGGCAACGCCGGCTACCACCCCGAGGGCATTCGCGTCGGCGGCGAATCGGCGGGCAACCGCACTGCGGTCAAGGTGTGGGAGAAGCGCGAGTTCCGCAATCTGGACGACAGCGTCGAGATCGGCACCCGCAACATCAAGATCGCCCTGCGCCGCCTGCGCCGCTTTGCGCGCGAGGGCGCAGTCGAGGAGCTGGACCTCGAAGGCACCATCTCCGCGACTGCCCGCAACGCCGGCTGGCTCGATCTGCACATGCGCCCGGAGCGCCACAACGCGGTCAAGGTGTTGATGTTCTTCGACATCGGTGGCTCGATGGACGACCACATCAAGGTCTGCGAGGAGCTGTTCTCGGCCAGCCGCACCGAATTCAAGCACCTGGAGTATTTCTACTTCCACAACTGCGTCTACGACCATGTGTGGCGCGACGCCTATCGACGGCACTCGGAGCGTACGCCGACCCTCGACGTGATCCACACCTACGGGCCGGACTACAAGCTGATCTTTGTCGGCGACGCCACCATGAGCCCCTACGAGATCCTGCAGCCCGGTGGCGCTATCGAATACATGAACGACGAACCCGGCGCCGACTGGCTGCGCCGTCTGCTCGACACCTACCCGTCGGCGGCCTGGCTCAACCCCGAACCCGAGCGCCTGTGGGAGTACCGCCAGTCGATCCGCATCATCCGCGACATCCTCGGCCAGGAACGCATGTATCCGCTGACCCTCGACGGCCTCAGCCGCGCCATCAGCGCGCTGTCAAAGAAGCGTTAG